One genomic segment of Caloranaerobacter ferrireducens includes these proteins:
- a CDS encoding acyl-CoA thioesterase encodes MINETVIRVRYGETDQMGIVYHANYFVWFDIGRTEFFREIGMEYKTLEEKDVLLPVIDVGCKYIVSAKYDDEIIIRTKVTELKGVRLKFNYEIIRKNDMVKLAEGYTAHAFVNSELKPINFKKKFKDIWDKLENSIE; translated from the coding sequence ATGATTAACGAAACAGTTATCAGAGTAAGATATGGTGAAACTGACCAGATGGGGATTGTATATCATGCAAATTACTTTGTATGGTTCGATATTGGAAGAACAGAATTTTTTAGAGAAATTGGAATGGAATATAAAACACTTGAAGAAAAAGATGTACTTCTGCCAGTAATTGATGTAGGATGTAAATATATTGTTTCAGCAAAATATGATGATGAGATAATAATAAGAACAAAAGTGACGGAGTTAAAAGGAGTTAGGCTAAAGTTTAATTATGAAATAATTAGGAAAAACGATATGGTTAAATTAGCTGAAGGTTATACAGCTCATGCTTTTGTTAATTCTGAATTGAAACCTATTAACTTTAAAAAGAAATTCAAAGACATATGGGATAAGTTAGAAAACTCAATAGAATAA
- a CDS encoding FxsA family protein yields MFFKLILLFTVTPIIELFLLLQLSKVTSVWTTIGIVLTTGIVGAYLAKSEGKLVLSKIRTELNYGRIPGNELLNGLCILIGGALLLTPGLITDTLGFVLVIPGTREIFKSILKRKFKKMIESGNIYFYFRR; encoded by the coding sequence ATGTTTTTCAAATTAATTTTACTTTTTACAGTAACGCCGATAATTGAATTGTTTTTGCTATTACAATTATCAAAAGTAACTAGTGTGTGGACTACTATTGGTATTGTGTTAACTACAGGTATAGTAGGTGCATATCTTGCTAAAAGTGAAGGTAAGTTAGTTTTAAGTAAAATCAGAACGGAACTAAACTATGGAAGAATACCTGGAAATGAACTTCTAAATGGACTTTGTATTTTAATAGGTGGTGCATTGTTATTAACTCCAGGTTTAATAACTGACACATTAGGTTTTGTATTAGTAATACCAGGTACAAGAGAGATATTTAAGAGTATCTTAAAAAGAAAATTCAAGAAAATGATTGAATCAGGAAATATCTATTTTTACTTTAGAAGATAG
- a CDS encoding aldo/keto reductase, with amino-acid sequence MHKRRLGKTNFEVSVIGFGGIPIQKVSKEEAIDLIMVANKQGINFIDTARGYGKSEELIGYGIEKCGRDKFIIATKSPVRDYEGMKKEIETSLKLLRTDCIDLYQLHLVRTEEQYKMVMSENGALRALKEAKSKGLIKEIGITSHDVHILEKAIETGEFATIQFPYSPVERQGEKLFERAKKLDIGVIIMKPVAGGAIRNVSLSLRFIIENPNISVVIPGMDKIKQVIENSSVGKDVRPLTDEERAVIMKEAEELGSEFCRRCGYCAPCPQGIDIPTQFVLEGYYLRYDLKDWAKERYQKLQYKASDCIECGQCEPRCPYDLPIRQMLKRVSRNFSDD; translated from the coding sequence ATGCACAAAAGAAGGCTTGGAAAAACTAATTTCGAGGTTTCTGTAATAGGTTTTGGAGGTATTCCAATTCAAAAAGTAAGCAAGGAAGAAGCCATAGATTTAATTATGGTTGCAAATAAACAAGGGATAAACTTTATAGATACTGCTCGAGGATATGGAAAAAGTGAAGAGTTAATAGGTTACGGTATTGAAAAATGCGGAAGAGATAAATTTATAATAGCGACTAAATCACCAGTTAGAGATTATGAAGGAATGAAAAAAGAAATAGAAACTAGTTTGAAGTTATTGAGAACTGATTGTATTGATTTATATCAATTACATTTGGTTAGAACAGAAGAGCAATATAAAATGGTTATGAGTGAAAATGGAGCATTAAGAGCTTTAAAAGAAGCAAAGTCTAAGGGACTTATAAAAGAAATAGGAATTACAAGCCATGATGTTCATATATTAGAAAAAGCTATAGAAACTGGAGAGTTTGCTACTATTCAGTTTCCATATAGTCCAGTTGAAAGACAAGGTGAAAAATTATTTGAAAGAGCCAAAAAGCTAGATATAGGAGTAATTATTATGAAACCTGTAGCTGGTGGGGCAATAAGAAATGTTAGTCTTTCATTAAGGTTTATAATAGAAAATCCTAATATTTCAGTAGTAATTCCAGGAATGGACAAAATAAAGCAGGTTATTGAAAATAGTAGTGTAGGAAAAGATGTAAGACCTTTAACAGATGAAGAAAGAGCAGTTATAATGAAGGAGGCCGAAGAACTAGGTAGTGAATTTTGTAGAAGATGCGGATATTGTGCTCCATGTCCTCAGGGGATAGATATACCTACTCAATTTGTATTAGAAGGTTATTATTTAAGATATGACTTAAAAGACTGGGCTAAAGAAAGATATCAAAAATTACAGTATAAAGCTAGTGATTGTATTGAATGTGGACAATGTGAACCTAGATGTCCTTATGATTTACCAATAAGACAAATGCTTAAACGTGTATCAAGAAACTTTAGTGATGATTAG
- the rlmD gene encoding 23S rRNA (uracil(1939)-C(5))-methyltransferase RlmD — MSVIKLNEIYEAKIEDINHKGQGVAKIEGFTVFIDGGLPGDKCKVKLVNIKKNYGVGEIVSIVEPSTKRVIPKCKLSYACGGCQIQGLDYQEQLKIKTNKVKNDIKKIGHLEDVTIHDTLGMDNPYRYRNKAQFPVGRKNKKITIGFYKRGSHEIVDTSSCIIQHEVNDKVIELIRAYMKTYNIKPYDEKTGKGLIRHILTKTAFKTGDVMVVIITNGEKLPYKDKLIEILKSNITNLKSVIQNINTKKTNVILGDKTKVLFGSEKIIDYIGNLKFNISAKSFFQVNPMQTEVLYNKALEYAELEGDEIVFDLYCGIGTISLFLAQKAKKVYGIEVVKEAIVDAKENARINGIENVEFYEGIAEEIFPKLYNQGIRADVVVVDPPRKGCDKEVLDTIVKMSPKRVVYVSCNPSTLARDLKYLDEKGYKTIEIQPVDMFPHTTHVESVVLIKRKHS, encoded by the coding sequence ATGAGCGTAATTAAATTAAATGAAATATATGAAGCAAAAATAGAAGATATTAATCATAAAGGTCAAGGAGTAGCTAAGATAGAAGGGTTTACTGTATTTATAGATGGAGGATTACCAGGAGATAAATGTAAGGTTAAGTTAGTAAATATAAAGAAAAATTATGGAGTTGGAGAGATTGTAAGTATAGTAGAACCTTCAACAAAAAGAGTTATACCTAAATGTAAACTTAGTTATGCTTGTGGAGGTTGTCAAATACAAGGGCTTGATTATCAAGAACAATTAAAAATAAAAACTAATAAGGTGAAAAATGATATTAAAAAGATTGGACATTTAGAAGATGTTACAATACATGATACTTTGGGGATGGATAACCCTTATAGATATAGAAATAAAGCCCAATTCCCTGTAGGAAGAAAAAATAAAAAAATAACAATAGGTTTTTATAAAAGAGGAAGTCATGAAATTGTTGATACGAGTTCATGTATTATACAACATGAAGTGAATGACAAGGTAATAGAGTTAATTAGAGCATATATGAAAACATATAACATAAAGCCTTACGATGAAAAAACAGGAAAGGGTTTAATTAGACATATACTTACAAAAACTGCATTTAAAACAGGAGATGTAATGGTTGTAATTATTACAAATGGCGAAAAACTACCATATAAAGATAAATTAATTGAAATTCTCAAAAGTAATATAACAAATTTAAAAAGTGTAATACAGAATATAAATACTAAAAAGACTAATGTTATTTTAGGGGATAAAACTAAAGTATTATTTGGTAGTGAAAAAATTATAGACTATATAGGAAATTTAAAATTCAATATATCAGCAAAATCATTCTTTCAGGTAAATCCTATGCAGACAGAAGTGCTTTATAATAAGGCTTTAGAGTATGCAGAACTTGAAGGAGATGAAATAGTATTTGATTTATACTGTGGTATAGGAACAATTTCTCTATTTTTAGCCCAAAAAGCAAAAAAAGTATATGGAATTGAGGTTGTAAAGGAAGCTATAGTTGATGCTAAGGAAAATGCTAGGATAAATGGTATTGAAAATGTTGAGTTTTATGAAGGTATAGCAGAAGAAATATTTCCAAAACTATATAATCAGGGCATAAGAGCAGATGTAGTTGTAGTTGATCCTCCTAGAAAAGGGTGTGACAAGGAAGTATTAGATACAATAGTTAAAATGTCACCGAAAAGAGTCGTGTATGTATCATGCAATCCATCTACGTTAGCAAGAGATCTAAAATATTTAGATGAAAAAGGATACAAAACTATTGAAATACAGCCAGTAGACATGTTTCCACATACAACTCACGTGGAGTCAGTAGTATTGATTAAAAGAAAACACAGTTAG
- a CDS encoding DNA cytosine methyltransferase, which produces MKIISLFSGAGGMDLGFLLAGHKIVWANDFDKYAIETYKHNITRFHPHEVVFGDIEEILNISIDEIDKLIPDGDVVIGGFPCQGFSIANINRSMEDSRNHLYLQILKVIEAKKPKFVLLENVKGLENMEKGRVLEMILNDIEEAGVKNGGPGYEVRYNVFNALDFGVPQNRERVIILAVRKDCLDYYNIPESITNLTNLRKTLYIKPTHSSYSKIIDNKPAHVKVEELYTLWKKGELDFQLNYFESEIIYSYLDIKSAIGDLPKDFDPTYFISNHVGTKCKVLDKNDPKSNRVGNRPTDWNKYAPTIMGRGSGTGGPLIIPHPDHKRRMSVREVARIQSFPDSFIFKGSNSAAYRQIGNAVPVLMAYHIAKIIPLDI; this is translated from the coding sequence ATGAAAATAATATCGTTATTTTCTGGAGCGGGTGGTATGGATTTAGGTTTTTTATTAGCTGGCCATAAAATAGTATGGGCAAATGATTTTGATAAATATGCTATAGAAACATATAAGCATAATATTACAAGATTCCATCCACATGAGGTTGTTTTTGGAGATATAGAAGAAATACTAAATATATCAATCGATGAAATTGATAAATTAATTCCAGATGGAGATGTAGTTATAGGTGGATTTCCATGTCAAGGCTTTTCTATTGCAAATATAAATAGAAGCATGGAAGACAGTAGAAATCACTTATATCTTCAAATATTAAAGGTTATTGAAGCTAAAAAACCTAAATTTGTACTGTTGGAAAATGTCAAAGGATTGGAAAATATGGAAAAAGGAAGAGTTCTTGAAATGATTTTAAATGATATTGAAGAAGCCGGGGTAAAAAATGGTGGACCTGGTTATGAAGTGAGATACAATGTTTTTAATGCTTTAGATTTTGGAGTTCCCCAGAATCGTGAACGTGTGATTATACTGGCTGTAAGGAAGGATTGTTTAGATTATTACAATATACCTGAATCGATTACAAATTTAACAAATCTGAGGAAAACACTTTATATTAAGCCAACACATAGTTCGTATAGTAAGATTATTGATAATAAACCAGCTCATGTAAAGGTAGAAGAATTATATACACTGTGGAAAAAAGGAGAACTAGATTTCCAACTAAATTATTTTGAGAGTGAAATTATTTATTCTTATTTAGATATTAAGAGTGCAATAGGAGATTTACCTAAAGATTTTGATCCTACATATTTTATTAGTAATCATGTTGGAACGAAATGTAAAGTGTTAGATAAAAATGATCCTAAAAGCAATCGTGTAGGTAATAGACCAACTGATTGGAATAAATATGCTCCAACAATTATGGGAAGAGGGAGTGGTACTGGTGGTCCATTAATTATTCCACATCCAGATCATAAAAGAAGAATGTCTGTCAGAGAGGTAGCACGCATACAATCGTTTCCAGACTCTTTTATTTTTAAAGGGAGTAATTCTGCAGCGTATAGACAAATTGGTAATGCAGTACCTGTACTAATGGCTTACCATATAGCTAAAATCATTCCACTTGACATATAG
- a CDS encoding CGNR zinc finger domain-containing protein yields MTNNDKNNINYGLPVINSSFSFTNPSCNVLLDTVHDRNGNQYKNIRVKNSAEKQIEFHFKQGLYRKTDFAEKHNILMDFISIPYGNEKKLIRFFEENGFIFQNSTKEYVLYSCTDLFLVIRRVKFLVELIMELQKETPSFNVLIKNILYFLLTGPLTISITNSDTRETSVVIYKSTSYELQDILKSLNILTSIPLDIDYNPEAYTSMQSDSKVVSKTFFDEQEYDRTYHYVFRESLPSDILNQFSLLDYVLSISEIESIDSENGVILPKLKKKSTLSINAEHVDIIKKVAKCVIKTELDHNTSKIIPSYNSDALLGSWSIPDLISSIYFSVFFLNPNFEIIKKCANPTCSNYYSVLHSNTRKKYCSIKCANAVSQRKARARRNFKKGHTNKV; encoded by the coding sequence ATGACAAATAACGATAAAAATAATATAAATTATGGACTACCCGTTATAAATAGCAGCTTTAGTTTTACAAATCCTTCTTGTAATGTTTTACTAGACACTGTTCATGACAGGAATGGAAATCAATATAAAAATATACGAGTAAAAAATTCTGCTGAAAAGCAAATTGAATTTCACTTTAAGCAAGGTCTTTATAGAAAAACAGATTTTGCCGAAAAACATAACATTCTTATGGATTTTATATCAATTCCATATGGTAATGAAAAAAAGTTGATAAGATTTTTCGAAGAAAATGGATTTATATTTCAAAATTCAACCAAAGAATACGTCTTATATTCTTGCACTGATTTATTTTTAGTAATTAGGCGAGTCAAGTTTTTAGTTGAATTAATTATGGAATTGCAAAAAGAAACTCCATCATTTAATGTTTTAATAAAGAATATATTATATTTTCTTCTTACTGGTCCACTTACTATATCTATAACTAACTCTGATACCAGAGAAACATCAGTTGTAATTTATAAGTCTACATCTTATGAACTACAAGATATTTTAAAAAGCTTAAACATTCTAACTTCCATACCTTTAGACATTGATTATAATCCTGAAGCTTATACTTCTATGCAATCTGATTCTAAAGTTGTATCTAAAACTTTTTTTGATGAACAAGAATATGATAGGACTTATCACTATGTATTCCGCGAGTCTTTACCAAGCGACATATTAAATCAATTCTCTCTTTTAGATTATGTATTATCAATTTCAGAAATTGAGTCTATAGATTCAGAAAATGGCGTAATTCTTCCAAAGTTAAAGAAAAAATCAACTCTTTCTATTAACGCTGAACATGTAGATATAATAAAAAAAGTTGCAAAATGTGTAATCAAGACAGAACTTGACCATAATACAAGTAAGATAATTCCAAGTTATAATTCCGACGCTTTGTTAGGTTCCTGGAGTATACCTGACTTGATTAGCTCAATTTACTTTTCAGTTTTCTTTTTAAATCCAAATTTTGAGATTATTAAGAAGTGTGCTAATCCTACTTGTTCTAACTATTACTCTGTTCTCCATTCAAACACGAGAAAAAAATACTGTAGTATCAAATGCGCAAATGCTGTAAGCCAGCGTAAAGCACGTGCAAGACGAAATTTTAAAAAAGGACATACCAATAAGGTATAG
- a CDS encoding RNA polymerase sigma factor, with protein sequence MKITYEFITGEIVEVDVEQNFSEVIVEIERVEYNSNRRETRRHNSLNAMQEQGIQLADTSADVESEVELIERNDALYNAISKLQLQQRELIKKVYIEEKPIKEIAAEEVVSSPAISRRLNRIYEQLKKHLEKI encoded by the coding sequence ATGAAAATCACATATGAATTTATTACAGGTGAAATTGTTGAAGTTGATGTAGAACAAAACTTTTCAGAAGTTATTGTTGAAATTGAAAGAGTCGAATATAACAGTAATCGTAGAGAAACTCGCAGACATAATTCTTTAAATGCAATGCAGGAGCAGGGCATTCAATTGGCAGATACCAGTGCTGATGTTGAATCAGAAGTTGAATTAATAGAAAGAAATGATGCTCTTTATAATGCAATTTCTAAGCTTCAGCTACAGCAGCGAGAATTGATTAAGAAAGTTTACATAGAAGAAAAGCCAATCAAAGAAATTGCAGCTGAAGAAGTTGTAAGTTCACCGGCTATAAGTAGGCGATTAAACAGAATTTATGAGCAACTGAAAAAACATTTAGAAAAAATTTAA